The Scylla paramamosain isolate STU-SP2022 chromosome 27, ASM3559412v1, whole genome shotgun sequence genome contains the following window.
ACATTGCAGTAATGACAACAATGATGTACCATTGTAGTAATGTTTATCACATTTTAATACCCTGTAACACACAGAACTACAGTTTTACCAATCACTTGCAGCTGATTTTTCTTGGGAATAACTTAACGCAGGGGAATGTAGAGGTTCATTTATGGTCTGTCTTTGAATAGTACATTTGTTATAGTCTCTACTCTTGATACAGTGAAGAAAGCATGTAGTACATGTAACATGGGAAGTTAACAACAGTTTATCATTGCAGCATGGTGAAGGTCTACAAACCAGGCCGGGTGGTGATCTTGCTGACTGGCAAGCAGGCTGGCAAGAAAGCCATTGTCATCAAGAGTAATGATGAGGGCACACAGGACCGCCCCTATGAGCACGGCCTGGTGGCAGGCATTGAGCGCTACCCTCGCAAGGTGACCAAGAGCATGAGCAAGAAGAAGATTGCGCGCCGCTCTAAGATCAAGCCATTTGTCAGGGTAAGGCTGCTTGCTTGGTTGTTTGTGGTGATTAAAATatatagaggccagaaataaaGGTGATTGTACTTTATGATTAATCTCTAGGAGTGTTGAAAGTAGGTGTCCTGAAATAGTATTTGTAATTAGTCAGATTGCATCAAGACTATGCAGTGCACCTTTGGTCCCCTTATTATGGAGGACATATGGGTTATGACaggagattgaagcttttaaatttatacTTGAGTAGATTAATAAGGGATCTTCTGATGGAGGTATTTAAGTAACATAAGATAACAATTTTAGAATTAGCAATTAGGACAGGACTTGGAATAGCAAGTTTAGGCTTTTACAAAATTAGAGATTGGAAGAAAATGTTTCTCAAATAGGGTGGTATATGACtggaatagataaattaatCAAGTTATTGGTGTTCAATCAATACATAGCTTTAAAAGGATACTACATAGATGACTTGATTAGAAAGACAGAAGGACCAGTAGCTTTGTGGGAATAATATCAACATGTACTACAGTAAAGGGAGACAATAGTCACAGTTTGTGTACCTGCCCTACCTGCCCTATCTTTAAGTCTTTAAAtagtatttttcatattattaaagttgttttttgtttaacaGATCGTGAATTTGAAGCACGTGATGCCCACCCGTTATACTGCAACTGACATTGTCTTTGACAAAGTAGAGATCAACAAGGAGATCTTGAAGGATCCTGCCCGTAGGAAGAAGGCGCGCAGGATGGTCAAGGCCAAACTAGAAGAAAGGTGTGTGTATTACATAAAACTGTTCACTGAAATTTATTAATAGTATTTCATCTGGCATTTCATCTGTTAACTGAAATTTCTTGTGTTTCATCAATTTATGAAGCCAACTTTCCCAACACAATGACATTACTGACTCCATATATTTCAATGCTTGTACTCCCtccctacatacatacaccagTCTTCTCATTCTGTT
Protein-coding sequences here:
- the LOC135114149 gene encoding large ribosomal subunit protein eL27-like, whose protein sequence is MVKVYKPGRVVILLTGKQAGKKAIVIKSNDEGTQDRPYEHGLVAGIERYPRKVTKSMSKKKIARRSKIKPFVRIVNLKHVMPTRYTATDIVFDKVEINKEILKDPARRKKARRMVKAKLEERYKSGKNRWLFQKLRF